Proteins encoded in a region of the Verrucomicrobiota bacterium genome:
- a CDS encoding amidohydrolase family protein: protein MRVSHRTLCLCVFLFFSSRARSETFDLVIRHGRIVDGLGNPAYFADVGIKNGRIAALGKHLGAGEKEINATGLIVAPGFIDVHTHAEDIREMPLAENFARMGVTTLVLGNCGSSMRDIAELWRQIESTGASVNVATLIGHGTIRSAAMGGSFMRPPNDEELSRMKTSVEQAMTEGALGISTGLIYLPGTFAKTEELVELAKVVARYDGIYASHMRDEGPRIFDALNELFQIAREAGVRAHVSHIKLSGPSAWGQADKVLAAIARARAEGLDITQDQYAYTASSTGLSQLVPSEAREGGNEKFTERLNDPAQKAKIVQQMKDSLRKSQRENYAYAVIANYKKDTSLNGKSVVEAAQSARGSDSLEDQIELILEIHKNGGASGVFHGINEDDLRKFLSHPNTMIASDSGVRRFNEGVPHPRGYGNNARILSRYVRELKVLRLEDAIRRMTSLPATAFKLRERGVLREGS, encoded by the coding sequence ATGCGAGTCAGCCACCGTACGCTTTGCCTCTGCGTTTTCCTCTTCTTCAGTTCGCGCGCCAGGTCTGAAACCTTCGACTTAGTTATCCGCCACGGTCGAATCGTGGACGGGCTGGGAAATCCGGCTTACTTCGCGGATGTCGGCATCAAGAACGGGAGAATCGCGGCTCTGGGAAAACATCTCGGCGCCGGGGAGAAGGAAATCAACGCCACAGGCTTGATCGTGGCGCCCGGATTCATCGACGTTCACACGCATGCGGAGGACATCCGTGAAATGCCGTTGGCCGAGAATTTCGCGCGCATGGGAGTGACCACGCTGGTGCTGGGCAATTGCGGTTCGTCCATGCGGGACATCGCTGAGTTGTGGCGTCAGATCGAATCGACCGGCGCCTCCGTGAACGTCGCAACGCTAATCGGCCACGGCACAATTCGATCCGCGGCAATGGGCGGTTCCTTCATGCGTCCTCCCAACGACGAGGAGCTGTCGAGAATGAAAACCTCCGTCGAGCAAGCGATGACAGAAGGCGCGCTGGGGATTTCAACCGGCTTGATTTACCTGCCAGGTACCTTCGCCAAAACGGAGGAACTCGTCGAACTCGCCAAAGTCGTGGCGCGTTACGACGGAATTTACGCCAGCCACATGCGTGACGAAGGGCCGCGGATTTTCGACGCGCTCAACGAGCTCTTCCAAATCGCCCGGGAGGCCGGCGTCCGCGCCCACGTCTCTCACATCAAGCTCTCCGGTCCGAGCGCGTGGGGACAAGCAGACAAAGTGCTGGCCGCGATCGCGCGCGCGCGCGCGGAGGGACTGGACATCACGCAGGACCAATACGCTTACACGGCATCCAGCACGGGTCTCAGCCAACTCGTGCCGTCCGAGGCGCGCGAAGGCGGCAACGAAAAGTTCACGGAACGCCTCAATGATCCCGCTCAGAAGGCGAAGATCGTGCAACAGATGAAGGACAGTCTGAGGAAAAGCCAGCGCGAAAACTACGCCTATGCCGTCATCGCCAATTACAAGAAGGACACGAGCCTGAATGGAAAAAGTGTCGTCGAAGCCGCCCAATCCGCGCGCGGCTCCGATTCGCTGGAGGACCAGATCGAATTGATTCTGGAAATTCACAAGAACGGCGGCGCATCCGGCGTCTTCCACGGCATCAACGAAGACGACCTTCGAAAGTTTCTGAGTCATCCAAACACGATGATTGCTTCCGATAGCGGCGTCCGGCGATTTAACGAGGGCGTTCCGCATCCGCGCGGCTATGGAAACAACGCGCGCATCCTCTCGCGCTACGTTCGCGAGCTGAAAGTCCTGCGGTTGGAGGACGCGATCCGCCGAATGACTTCGCTTCCCGCGACTGCTTTCAAACTCCGCGAGCGCGGCGTGCTGCGCGAAGGCAGTT
- a CDS encoding sigma-70 family RNA polymerase sigma factor encodes MHIHADMFYAGPVQRRSETSDVHLRDAVFGTTHWSVVLAAGRKISPQSRGALEALCRAYWYSLYAFVRRRGFAPEDARDLTQEFFYRLLASDWITRADQAKGRFRTFLLCGMQNFLANEWQKSNRIKRGAGLELVPLDALEAEGRYKVEPADLARADKLFERRWALTLLDRVLARLQAEQEELGTIERFEALQGALLGEPSGEGYAALAPRFGVTESTVKSWVHRLRQRYRELLREEVAQTVSGPDEVQDELRHLFRVLAS; translated from the coding sequence GTGCATATCCACGCAGATATGTTTTATGCTGGCCCGGTGCAGCGCCGCTCCGAAACTTCCGATGTTCACCTCCGCGACGCCGTTTTCGGGACGACTCATTGGAGTGTGGTGTTAGCCGCCGGGCGCAAGATCTCGCCGCAATCTCGCGGAGCGCTCGAAGCACTTTGCCGCGCTTATTGGTATTCGCTTTATGCCTTTGTGCGCCGGCGAGGTTTCGCTCCAGAGGATGCGCGGGATCTCACGCAAGAATTCTTTTATCGCCTGCTCGCGAGCGACTGGATCACCCGGGCGGACCAGGCCAAAGGCCGCTTCCGCACATTTCTGCTTTGCGGAATGCAAAACTTCCTGGCCAACGAATGGCAAAAGTCCAACCGGATCAAGCGAGGGGCGGGCCTCGAACTCGTTCCCCTCGACGCGCTCGAGGCAGAAGGGCGCTACAAAGTGGAACCGGCGGATCTCGCCCGCGCAGACAAACTCTTTGAGCGGCGCTGGGCGCTGACGCTGCTGGATCGCGTGCTTGCGCGGCTCCAGGCAGAGCAAGAGGAACTCGGGACGATCGAACGCTTCGAGGCGCTCCAAGGCGCGTTACTGGGCGAACCGAGCGGTGAAGGCTACGCCGCGCTTGCTCCTCGATTCGGCGTGACGGAATCAACCGTGAAATCGTGGGTCCACCGACTCCGCCAACGCTATCGGGAACTTTTGCGCGAGGAAGTGGCGCAGACGGTTTCCGGTCCCGATGAAGTTCAGGACGAATTGCGGCATCTGTTCCGCGTGCTCGCATCGTAA
- a CDS encoding dihydrodipicolinate synthase family protein, with protein sequence MPTHWEGIFCALWTPTDENGAILEKTLKTNLEFVTSKAVQGLLALGSTGEFLQLEVSARKDFLKKVLAWSGGLPVIANISDIRPSVVAELGRVAREHGAAAVAVLPPYFFPLAQADLAEFFVRAGEAAKLPLFLYNFPERTGNRIALETVAAVADRIQLAGVKQSGAEFAYHQPLVELGRRRSFVVFTGSDTRLPEAMAMGVNGCVSGLANAVPEVMLEVFAGARRGPGSTQSRAAERMRQLGELVDRLEFPLNVAAVIEARNLSPGHPKSVVSTETEQRYQKLKSEVRQLFQEWRLI encoded by the coding sequence ATGCCGACACACTGGGAAGGGATTTTTTGCGCGTTGTGGACCCCGACCGATGAAAACGGCGCGATCCTCGAAAAGACGCTGAAAACGAACCTTGAGTTCGTGACGAGCAAAGCCGTCCAGGGCTTGCTTGCGCTGGGAAGCACGGGCGAGTTTCTCCAACTGGAGGTGTCCGCTCGGAAAGATTTTCTGAAGAAAGTGCTGGCCTGGTCGGGCGGCTTGCCGGTCATCGCGAACATCAGCGACATCCGGCCCAGTGTGGTGGCCGAGTTGGGCCGAGTCGCCCGCGAGCACGGCGCGGCCGCGGTCGCGGTGTTGCCGCCATATTTCTTCCCGCTCGCCCAGGCTGATCTGGCAGAGTTTTTCGTCCGCGCCGGAGAAGCGGCGAAGCTTCCGCTGTTTCTCTATAATTTTCCCGAACGCACTGGGAATCGGATTGCGCTGGAGACGGTCGCGGCAGTTGCGGATCGAATCCAACTTGCGGGAGTGAAGCAAAGCGGCGCTGAATTCGCGTATCATCAACCGCTGGTTGAATTGGGGCGCCGCAGGAGTTTCGTCGTGTTCACAGGCTCTGATACTCGTCTTCCGGAGGCCATGGCGATGGGCGTGAACGGATGCGTCAGCGGGCTTGCCAACGCTGTCCCGGAAGTGATGTTGGAGGTTTTCGCGGGCGCCCGGCGCGGACCTGGTTCGACGCAAAGCCGAGCAGCCGAGCGAATGCGTCAGCTTGGCGAGCTGGTCGATCGGCTGGAATTTCCACTGAACGTCGCGGCCGTCATCGAGGCGCGAAATCTTTCTCCGGGCCATCCGAAGTCCGTGGTTTCAACAGAAACTGAGCAGCGGTACCAAAAACTGAAAAGCGAGGTGCGGCAACTTTTCCAGGAATGGAGGTTGATCTGA
- the mutY gene encoding A/G-specific adenine glycosylase, giving the protein MSAPQCLVRPLLGWYRQNARDLPWRRTSDPYGIWISEIMLQQTQVKTVIPYWEWWMRRFPTVRALARAKVSDVLRCWAGLGYYTRARNLQRAACLIVSNHAGNFPRTFGEIITLPGIGRYTAGAICSIAFNQPAPILDGNVTRVLTRIFGIATHPAKSRTQRRLWSLAQALVSFAAENPKPQQRSCADLNQALMELGATVCAPRQPKCERCPCRQFCRAFREGRVEQYPVKLSRPKTALRRLVAFAVRHRGRFLVRQRPPDGVNADLWEFPNLETNGRAESVQSQARRCLGFRARDVQALCVVNHTITRYRIQLEVFTATTDVRLQERVPRTRWCTARQLRDLAFPGAHQRIVVALREKAGPRKPH; this is encoded by the coding sequence ATGTCCGCGCCCCAATGCCTTGTCCGTCCTTTGCTTGGTTGGTACCGGCAAAATGCTCGCGACCTCCCATGGCGTCGGACCTCTGATCCTTACGGTATTTGGATCTCGGAAATCATGCTCCAACAAACTCAGGTTAAAACAGTCATTCCGTACTGGGAATGGTGGATGCGGCGATTCCCTACCGTCCGCGCGCTCGCCCGCGCCAAGGTCTCCGACGTCCTGCGATGTTGGGCGGGCCTCGGTTACTACACTCGAGCGCGGAATCTCCAGCGAGCCGCTTGCCTGATCGTTTCAAACCACGCCGGAAACTTTCCGAGAACTTTCGGCGAGATCATCACGCTCCCCGGCATCGGACGTTACACGGCGGGCGCAATTTGCAGCATTGCATTCAACCAACCAGCCCCCATCCTCGACGGCAACGTCACTCGCGTCCTGACACGCATTTTCGGCATCGCAACCCATCCCGCGAAATCCCGGACCCAACGCCGGCTCTGGTCTCTGGCTCAGGCCCTGGTGAGTTTCGCCGCTGAGAACCCGAAACCCCAGCAACGAAGCTGCGCCGATCTGAATCAAGCGCTCATGGAGCTTGGCGCTACGGTCTGCGCTCCGCGTCAGCCGAAATGCGAGCGATGTCCTTGCCGACAATTCTGCCGCGCTTTTAGGGAAGGTCGAGTTGAGCAATACCCCGTCAAGTTGTCCCGGCCCAAAACTGCACTGCGCCGGCTCGTGGCTTTCGCAGTTCGTCATCGCGGGCGTTTCCTGGTCCGGCAGCGGCCGCCAGACGGCGTCAACGCCGATCTTTGGGAATTTCCCAACCTGGAAACAAACGGTCGTGCTGAGAGCGTTCAAAGCCAAGCTCGCCGATGTCTCGGCTTCCGCGCCCGCGACGTTCAAGCGCTCTGCGTCGTCAATCACACGATCACTCGTTACCGCATTCAGTTGGAAGTATTCACCGCGACCACAGATGTCCGGCTTCAGGAGAGGGTCCCAAGAACACGCTGGTGCACCGCGCGTCAATTGCGTGACCTCGCATTTCCCGGCGCCCATCAACGAATCGTCGTGGCTCTGCGCGAAAAGGCCGGGCCTCGGAAACCACACTGA
- a CDS encoding ribonuclease HIII, with protein MKPLTTYTCKLTDAQSKALLAWLRAQDYEFRDVPYAVFAAAKEDVNIVAYESRKLVVQGKGTQDFVEFVLEPQILREARLGYEAILNPDLLLPRIGVDESGKGDFFGPLCVAGVYVNAQAIKSWEGSGIRDSKKISSDKAIADFADLINRTPGCITRVVPIGNEAYNRLFRRLHSVNTMLAWGHARAIENLMLQKHRMNPPPVRAISDQFAAKKEVVAGALMSLGREIELIQRHKAEADVAVAAASILARHEFLTRLAAMGKKWGMHFPKGASQLVESAGKEFVAKHGPERLSDVAKMHFRTSARVLGVANSNSEKSG; from the coding sequence GTGAAACCGCTCACGACTTACACCTGCAAACTGACCGACGCGCAATCGAAGGCTCTGCTGGCCTGGCTGCGCGCACAGGATTACGAGTTTCGGGACGTTCCGTATGCTGTATTCGCGGCCGCGAAAGAAGACGTGAACATCGTGGCCTACGAGAGTCGGAAACTCGTGGTCCAGGGAAAGGGAACACAGGACTTCGTCGAGTTCGTTCTTGAACCCCAGATCCTGCGCGAGGCACGGCTGGGTTACGAAGCGATTTTGAATCCCGATCTGCTGCTCCCGCGCATAGGCGTGGACGAAAGCGGGAAAGGCGATTTCTTCGGGCCGCTGTGTGTCGCGGGAGTTTACGTCAATGCGCAAGCCATCAAATCCTGGGAAGGATCGGGCATCAGGGACTCGAAAAAGATCTCCAGCGACAAAGCTATCGCGGACTTTGCGGATCTAATAAACCGGACGCCAGGGTGCATTACGCGAGTCGTTCCGATCGGAAACGAGGCGTACAATCGGCTCTTCAGAAGATTGCACAGCGTCAACACCATGCTGGCCTGGGGCCACGCGCGAGCGATCGAGAACCTGATGCTTCAGAAGCATCGGATGAATCCCCCGCCCGTTCGTGCGATTAGCGATCAGTTTGCGGCGAAGAAGGAGGTCGTGGCTGGGGCCCTGATGAGCTTGGGGCGCGAGATTGAGTTGATCCAACGCCATAAAGCGGAGGCCGACGTTGCGGTCGCCGCCGCCTCAATACTGGCCAGGCACGAGTTTTTGACTCGCCTGGCCGCCATGGGCAAGAAATGGGGCATGCATTTTCCGAAGGGAGCCTCTCAACTCGTGGAGTCGGCCGGAAAGGAGTTCGTTGCGAAACATGGGCCAGAAAGGCTTTCAGACGTGGCAAAGATGCACTTTCGGACCTCGGCTCGCGTGTTGGGAGTTGCGAACTCGAATTCAGAGAAGTCTGGGTAG